Genomic segment of Avibacterium volantium:
CGACTAAATAAGGATTAGCAAATCGAGCCAAGATTTTTTCAATATAAGCGGCGTGTGCTTGTGGATCAAATCCGTAACGTTTAATCAGAACTGCGCCACTTTCTTCCATTACCGCTTTAACAAAAGCACGCACTTGCGGATCTTCAATGCTTTCTTTGACAAATTGGTAGCCTTTTAATTTGCCGTAATATGCCGTTACCGCGTGGCCCGTATTTAGCGTAAACAATTTACGTTCTACAAACGCCATTAGATTATCCGTTTGTTCCATTCCCGCAATTTTGGGGATTGGCCCTTTGAACTGGGTTTTATCCACAATCCATTCGCTAAATTCTTCCACCGTAACCAACAGCGGATCTTGCGGATCAAGTTGCACTGGCGGCACAATGCGATCCACCGCACTATCCACAAAGCCAACCAATGCGTCCACTTGTTGCTGCTGTTTTTCATCTAAATATTGAAAAACCTGCTCTTTCAAGAAACTCGTACCACGCACCATATTTTCGCACGCAATAATGTTGAGTGGTTGTTTATTCCCAGCTTCAAGACGAGCCACCAAGCCTTTGGCAATGGTGCTAGCAATAATTTTTAGTACATTTGGCCCAACGGCAGTGGTGACTAAATCCACTTGCTGAAATAAGTCAATCAGAGCATTTTCATCTTTTGAATTAACGCCAGTTACATTAGATACTTGCTCAATTCGATTAACTTTTTCGCCCACCACTTTTACGTTGTAGCTTTTCTGTTCTTGCAATAATCGAATAACGTCATCATTCACATCGGCAAAAATCACTTCAATACCACTGTCTGCGAGCAATTTTCCGATGAAACCTCGTCCGATATTTCCTGCCCCAAAATGTAATGCTTTCATTTTTTTCTCCAATAACATCAATAATGAGAAATGGCATCGCAAAAACGATGCCATTTTTGACCGCACTTTAAGATTTAAGTAAGGCTAACACATCTTCCACATTATTTGTGGTGGTCAGTGTTGCAATCGCTTCTTCGCTGTCTAAGGCGTTAGTGATAGCAGTTAGCACTTGAATATGTTCAT
This window contains:
- a CDS encoding mannitol-1-phosphate 5-dehydrogenase; its protein translation is MKALHFGAGNIGRGFIGKLLADSGIEVIFADVNDDVIRLLQEQKSYNVKVVGEKVNRIEQVSNVTGVNSKDENALIDLFQQVDLVTTAVGPNVLKIIASTIAKGLVARLEAGNKQPLNIIACENMVRGTSFLKEQVFQYLDEKQQQQVDALVGFVDSAVDRIVPPVQLDPQDPLLVTVEEFSEWIVDKTQFKGPIPKIAGMEQTDNLMAFVERKLFTLNTGHAVTAYYGKLKGYQFVKESIEDPQVRAFVKAVMEESGAVLIKRYGFDPQAHAAYIEKILARFANPYLVDDVDRVGREPLRKLSYNDRLIKPLRGTLEYQLPHQHLEQAVATALCYRNENDPQAQELAQSLTQNGVINTLEKYTELQDKTVIEQIAQAYQQLAA